A window from Cydia pomonella isolate Wapato2018A chromosome 8, ilCydPomo1, whole genome shotgun sequence encodes these proteins:
- the LOC133520701 gene encoding serine protease nudel yields MSNDTLKSERAFEQLGLPPMELAESIAIRRDANSVQKYVCSFIIKLVCLMLLVLFAVGAYIVIVRVFQSTENNRNTEIVIVSNQKTTNITVEQNDVEIYISLKNKTKYPSLKRKRRSAIDNQESSPNLKEFDEVTFKKARDIITKQDTICNKDNADDICKDLVLKLKSINEEDKDSLDPEAFDDIKEVTKRETRPTTLKHYKPRSTASIATERKTFGDVSHGLVLPAPTSLPYSQNHQNFAPAPIPLLTNLLKNHPQHLGGFEITPQHSPVYNVHQPLRPSVIQSPYPETQDLKSGAERDSWHPQDLDIWRNFLEPRPNIANPAISSTRGTDCPAGSFACASGDTCVTEKQWCDGKVNCNDASDEMQCSCKSRVDVSRLCDGYFDCPFGEDEMGCDGCSEDSFSCGDNNVESVATCFTKEQRCNNIRNCPNHKDEIECNLLAPSLHEKPLFAVSNTEGFLMRNYKGDWYAVCRNPYVLAHDACRRETGLIIRPPFIQVVQVNPLARVNYLNIGQGGLMHISGTCMNSSAVYVTCPDLLCGTRVLTSSQLLREDLSTENRLFGRNKRLSSVKSCPYHSTFYGNRVKRHDENNAKSSFKHFNSLYEFVQANNMSKEGIRYKRTQSRVVGGKASQPTAWPWMVAMYRDGMFHCGGVVITQSWVMSAAHCVHKFWEHYYEVEVGMLRRFSFSPQEQNHRVSHIIVNHKYDRVDMKNDLSLLKVEPAMLFSRWVRPICLPGPETAGPEWLWGPPPKTLCTAVGWGATVEHGPDPDHMREVEVPVWEKCKHREDRAGKEICAGLSEGGKDACQGDSGGPLLCRNPQNSQQWYIAGIVSHGDGCARKDEPGVYTRVSLFVEWIRFHIFSKTLPKIQPKTECPGFKCITGIFKCLPNKRVCDKIIDCLGGEDEADCASMRSADKSKEINDNSVANTIIASKDVKKQRQSNDTAQEGNDFTNDLPFASTVEIPKSSESDSNEDDSHENMTEDPTSAPLNTNGEVSRGDTTSASQESVMRSINSDDLMYEKNRKFRESDMPEDLPFTNTPTEMDSSTSISTFAIEDEFNQIEETTLASRIENKEIPELPTTDKTVDINTTTESNATPINDEEKRVESKLLDVSKPNMTTNMVNNTTLIKSNLNIPNEEKKLNNSILRPQNLSTPIFSTSNTESPGRELPDAIVEKIEDIISSEFHAMKIKKKLITPKEYKCRSISQHIPYHQRCDHKADCEDGTDELECSCVDYLRAFDDKLICDGVYDCLDGADEIDCYGCDKDHFLCHHSTICLPSKYVCDGKPQCPFGEDEQNCYTLSNGQNVISDFDGSPVINLEGYLTRKQKNDWHILCEDNLSIEQQELEANHACRYLGFSSANRYQPKYINIKENSKLRSTSNERKKRNSLEKSPIQFMYRQSNVENETARHLVIKEPQVIKEHCVPNITKLCMSLYVFCDSSLVDNLVDNSQELQLVRSANPVAKQMWPWIAKIYADGYYKCTGILLDLSWVLVSHSCLWDSILGHHYVTAVLGSPRTLRSSPGPYEQVHKINGKVELYHIRSTLLHLTEPAKYSSLVKPMTLPSINELEEEGKHSICVAVGQDDNNNTISIFLEETSKNCSAQYRCFVRDMKTEICPEGMAIHRQWAGLISCHSEHGWRPVATFVDDRGECGLGDRILASDLQNLRHELKVNFAKFNATETDAEECHGQRCSRGQCIDLKQVCDGVKDCADAADESAGACERKLRICRNDPYLGGCECKTGELKCNNGRCVSKELFKDGEDNCGDGTDEPGQTICSDYLSMVMPSRLCDGILHCHDRSDEDPKFCKCHSKENHRCGASSNGKVEYCVAHDMVCDGVRDCPNGEDEMSCLGLTAQAFAPKGTGIVTVLSHGVWHAKCYDRPTHTRLELENICRELNYFSGHAKQLKMPENHEYNLHTNIVLEPFNELVLNNKTRIKMRNTDAPIARAIMDNIGNKCYLLNIECR; encoded by the exons ATGTCAAACGACACTTTAAAGTCGGAAAGAGCTTTCGAACAGTTAGGACTGCCGCCGATGGAATTAGCTGAGTCGATTGCAATTC GTCGAGACGCCAACTCAGTGCAGAAATATGTCTGCTCGTTCATAATAAAACTAGTTTGCTTGatgttattagttttatttgcgGTAGGCGCTTATATTGTAATAGTCCGGGTGTTTCAAAGTACAG AAAATAACCGCAACACAGAGATTGTCATCGTATCTAACCAAAAAACTACGAACATCACTGTCGAGCAAAATGATGTTGAGATTTACatcagtttaaaaaataaaacaaaatacccCAGTTTAAAGCGGAAAAGAAGAAGTGCTATTGATAACCAAGAATCCAGTCCTAATTTAAAAGAATTTGATGAAGTCACTTTTAAGAAAGCTAGAGATATCATTACAAAACAAGATACTATATGTAATAAAGATAACGCAGATGATATCTGCAAAGATCttgttttaaagttaaaatctatAAACGAGGAAGATAAAGATTCGTTGGACCCGGAAGCCTTTGATGACATTAAGGAAGTCACAAAGCGTGAAACACGCCCTACAACATTAAAACACTATAAGCCAAGATCAACAGCCAGTATTGCTACGGAAAGGAAAACTTTTGGAGATGTATCACATGGTCTAGTTCTTCCTGCTCCAACATCTCTTCCTTATTCCCAAAACCACCAAAATTTTGCGCCGGCGCCAATACCGTTGTTAACAAATCTGCTGAAAAATCATCCTCAACATCTAG GAGGCTTCGAGATCACACCTCAACATTCTCCAGTTTACAATGTACATCAACCGCTAAGACCGAG TGTTATTCAGTCACCATATCCAGAAACCCAGGATTTAAAATCAGGAGCAGAACGAGATAGTTGGCATCCTCAAGATTTAGATATATGGAGGAATTTTCTGGAACCTCG GCCCAATATAGCGAATCCAGCAATTTCTTCAACACGAGGAACCGATTGTCCTGCCGGTTCTTTTGCATGTGCTAGTGGTGATACTTGCGTTACTGAAAAGCAATGGTGTGACGGAAAAGTAAATTGCAATGACGCTAGCGATGAGATGCAATGCAGTTGCAAGTCTAGAGTCGATGTTTCTAGACTGTGTGATGGATATTTTGACTGTCCTTTCGGGGAAGATGAAATGGGATGTGACG gGTGTAGCGAAGATTCATTTAGCTGTGGCGACAACAACGTAGAAAGTGTTGCCACTTGTTTTACCAAGGAGCAAAGATGCAACAACATACGAAACTGTCCTAATCACAAAGATGAAATTGAATGTAATTTGTTAGCTCCCAGTCTGCATGAAAAACCC ttATTTGCAGTTTCTAACACCGAAGGATTTCTAATGAGGAACTATAAAGGAGATTGGTACGCAGTTTGCAGAAACCCGTATGTTTTAGCTCATGATGCGTGCCGAAGGGAAACTGGTCTAATAATAAG GCCTCCATTTATACAAGTAGTTCAAGTCAATCCGTTAGCAAGGGTTAACTATTTGAACATAGGTCAGGGTGGGCTAATGCATATAAGTGGTACATGCATGAATTCCTCGGCGGTATATGTAACTTGCCCAGATCTTTTATGCGGCACGAGGGTGTTGACATCATCTCAATTACTAAGAGAG GATTTATCTACAGAAAATAGATTATTTGGTCGAAACAAAAGATTGTCGTCGGTGAAAAGTTGTCCATACCATTCTACGTTCTACGGTAATCGTGTAAAAAGGCACGATGAAAACAATGCCAAGTCAAGTTTTAAGCATTTCAATTCCTTATATGAATTTGTACAAGCAAACAATATGAGCAAGGAGGGTATTAGGTACAAAAGAACACAGAGTAGAGTAGTTGGTGGGAAGGCTAGCCAGCCTACTGCTTGGCCTTGGATGGTAGCAATGTACAGAGATGGCATGTTCCATTGCGGTGGAGTCGTTATAACACAAAGTTGGGTCATGTCAGCAGCCCATTGTGTCCACAA ATTTTGGGAACACTACTACGAAGTGGAAGTCGGCATGCTTCGCCGCTTCTCATTTTCACCCCAGGAGCAGAACCATCGCGTCAGCCATATCATCGTAAATCACAAATACGACCGTGTTGATATGAAGAACGACTTGTCATTACTAAAAGTAGAGCCGGCTATGTTGTTTAGCCGATGGGTTCGTCCGATTTGCCTGCCGGGACCGGAAACTGCAGGACCGGAGTGGCTGTGGGGACCGCCGCCGAAGACGCTTTGCACGGCGGTGGGATGGGGAGCAACGGTTGAACATGGGCCCGATC cTGATCATATGAGGGAAGTGGAAGTTCCGGTATGGGAAAAATGCAAACATCGCGAAGATAGAGCTGGAAAAGAAATATGTGCGGGACTTAGCGAAGGGGGAAAGGATGCTTGTCAG GGCGATAGCGGGGGACCACTTCTGTGCAGAAACCCTCAGAATTCGCAACAATGGTACATTGCCGGGATCGTAAGTCATGGAGACGGCTGTGCTCGTAAAGATGAGCCCGGGGTTTATACTCGGGTCAGTCTTTTTGTAGAATGGATTAGATTTCATATTT tttcaAAAACACTTCCTAAAATTCAACCTAAAACAGAATGTCCCGGCTTTAAATGCATAACTGGAATATTTAAATGTCTTCCAAACAAACGAGTATGTGATAAGATTATTGACTGCTTAGGAGGAGAAGACGAAGCTGATTGTGCTTCTATGAGATCTGCAGATAAGTCAAAGGAAATAAATGACAATTCTGTAGCCAATACCATTATTGCTTCTAAGGATGTAAAAAAACAAAGACAATCAAATGACACGGCGCAAGAAGGCAATGATTTTACTAATGATCTGCCTTTTGCGTCGACTGTCGAAATACCTAAAAGTTCAGAATCAGATAGCAACGAGGATGATTCTCATGAAAATATGACGGAAGATCCTACTAGCGCACCTCTTAATACCAACGGTGAAGTAAGTCGTGGTGATACTACATCGGCGTCTCAAGAATCTGTTATGAGGTCAATAAATAGCGACGatttaatgtatgaaaaaaatcgcAAGTTTAGAGAATCCGACATGCCAGAAGATCTGCCTTTTACAAATACACCTACTGAAATGGACTCTTCTACTAGTATTTCAACTTTCGCAATTGAAGATGAATTTAATCAAATCGAAGAAACAACATTGGCTTCGCGAATCGAAAACAAAGAGATACCGGAATTACCTACTACGGATAAAACGGTAGATATAAATACTACTACTGAGTCAAATGCCACTCCAATCAATGATGAAGAAAAAAGAGTAGAATCCAAATTACTAGATGTTTCAAAACCTAACATGACTACCAATATGGTAAACAATACTACTCTTATTAAGTCTAATCTAAATATACCAAacgaagaaaaaaaacttaataattcTATATTACGTCCACAAAATTTAAGTACTCCAATATTTTCTACCAGTAATACTGAATCGCCTGGAAGAGAACTTCCTGATGCCATAGTAGAAAAAATTGAAGATATTATTTCGTCTGAATTTCATGcaatgaaaataaagaaaaagctAATAACTCCAAAAGAATACAAATGTCGTAG TATTTCACAGCATATTCCATACCATCAACGTTGTGATCATAAAGCTGACTGCGAAGATGGCACAGATGAACTAGAATGCTCATGTGTTGATTATCTACGGGCATTCGATGATAAATTAATATGTGATGGAGTATATGACTGTTTAGACGGAGCAGATGAAATAGATTGCT ATGGGTGCGATAAAGATCATTTTCTGTGCCACCATAGTACAATTTGTCTTCCTTCAAAATACGTATGCGATGGGAAACCACAGTGTCCATTCGGAGAAGATGAACAAAATTGCT ATACACTTTCGAATGGTCAAAACGTAATATCCGATTTTGATGGAAGCCCTGTGATCAATCTCGAAGGATATCTAACAAGAAAACAGAAAAACGATTGGCATATTTTGTGCGAAGACAATTTATCAATAGAACAACAAGAACTCGAAGCAAACCATGCATGCcgatatttaggttttag ctCCGCTAATAGATACCAGCcgaaatatattaacattaaagaAAATTCCAAATTGCGATCAACGAGTAacgaaagaaaaaaacgtaACTCTTTAGAAAAATCGCCTATTCAATTTATGTACCGGCAAAGTAATGTTGAAAACGAAACAGCTAGACATCTAGTTATCAAAGAACCTCAAGTTATAAAAGAACACTGCGTACCAAATATAACAAAACTCTGTATGTCACTGTACGTTTTTTGTGACTCTTCACTGGTTGACAACCTCGTAGACAACTCTCAAGAACTTCAATTAGTCCGATCAGCCAACCCCGTTGCAAAACAAATGTGGCCGTGGATAGCAAAAATTTATGCAGACGGATACTATAAGTGCACGGGAATTTTACTGGATCTATCATGGGTATTAGTAAGCCACTCGTGTTTGTGGGATTCAAT CTTAGGACATCACTATGTTACAGCTGTATTGGGATCACCTAGAACTTTAAGATCAAGTCCAGGTCCCTATGAACAAGTTCACAAAATTAATGGGAAAGTAGAATTATATCATATTCGATCCACACTCCTACACTTGACAGAACCTGCAAAATACTCAAGCTTGGTGAAACCTATGACACTTCCATCAAT CAATGAACTTGAAGAAGAGGGTAAACACTCAATATGTGTCGCTGTAGGTCAAGatgataataacaatactaTTAGCATCTTTCTAGAAGAGACAAGTAAAAACTGCTCGGCTCAATACAGGTGTTTTGTTCGCGATATGAAAACCGAAATATGTCCG GAAGGTATGGCCATACATCGTCAATGGGCGGGACTTATAAGTTGTCATTCGGAACACGGCTGGCGTCCCGTAGCAACATTTGTAGACGATCGAGGAGAATGCGGACTGGGAGACAGAATTTTAGCAAGCGATTTACAAAATCTGAGACACGAACTTAAAGTTAACTTTG CAAAGTTCAACGCAACTGAAACTGACGCCGAAGAGTGTCATGGGCAACGCTGCAGCCGCGGGCAGTGCATAGATTTGAAGCAAGTGTGCGACGGGGTGAAGGACTGCGCGGATGCCGCGGATGAGTCGGCGGGGGCTTGTGAGAGAAAACTGCGGATTTGCAGGAACGACCCGTATCTTGGCGGATGCG AATGCAAGACCGGCGAATTGAAGTGCAACAACGGCCGATGCGTATCCAAGGAGTTATTCAAGGATGGCGAGGACAACTGTGGAGACGGCACCGACGAGCCGGGTCAGACGATCTGCTCCGACTATTTGTCGATGGTCATGCCATCGCGGCTGTGCGACGGCATCCTACACTGCCACGACAGGAGCGACGAGGATCCCAAGTTCTGTAAATGTCATTCGAAGGAGAATCACAG GTGTGGGGCAAGTTCAAACGGCAAAGTGGAATATTGTGTGGCCCACGACATGGTGTGTGACGGAGTACGAGACTGCCCCAACGGAGAGGACGAGATGTCTTGTCTCGGTCTAACTGCTCAGGCTTTTGCCCc GAAGGgcacaggcatagtgacagttTTGTCACACGGTGTGTGGCACGCGAAATGCTACGACAGACCAACACACACTCGCCTAGAACTAGAAAACATCTGCAGAGAACTAAACTACTTCAGTGGCCACGCGAAACAACTAAAAATGCCAGAAAACCACGAATACAACCTACACACGAACATTGTTTTAGAACCTTTTAATGAACttgtacttaataataagacTAGAATCAAAATGCGAAATACTGATGCTCCTATTGCCAGAGCTATAATGGATAATATTGGCAACAAGTGTTATTTGCTCAATATAGAATGTCGTTAA